A part of Brassica rapa cultivar Chiifu-401-42 chromosome A05, CAAS_Brap_v3.01, whole genome shotgun sequence genomic DNA contains:
- the LOC103874788 gene encoding ethylene-responsive transcription factor ERF022: protein MENKNVGQLEQFSVDQVSYRGVRQRKWGKWVSEIREPGKKTRIWLGSYETAEMAAAAYDVAAIHLRGRGTHVNFPELADSFPQPQSSSSEHIQAAAQEAALLFKPGVSSTEADLGSGQGHSRVGLSPDQIQAINEFPLDSPRRGWMQDLEVDDYEELYGRIFGQCDRDEYFEMQQLQSIWDLNCF, encoded by the coding sequence ATGGAAAACAAAAATGTTGGTCAACTAGAACAATTCTCTGTTGACCAAGTGTCTTATAGAGGCGTTCGCCAGAGGAAGTGGGGAAAATGGGTGTCGGAAATCCGAGAACCCGGTAAGAAAACCCGTATTTGGCTCGGAAGCTACGAGACGGCCGAAATGGCCGCAGCTGCTTACGACGTTGCGGCTATTCACCTCCGAGGACGTGGGACACATGTCAACTTTCCGGAGCTTGCTGACAGTTTTCCTCAGCCGCAAAGCTCAAGTTCCGAGCACATTCAAGCTGCTGCTCAGGAGGCAGCACTGCTGTTTAAACCGGGCGTGTCGTCTACTGAAGCAGATCTCGGGTCGGGTCAGGGACATTCTCGGGTCGGATTGTCTCCGGATCAGATTCAGGCGATTAATGAATTTCCATTGGACTCGCCGAGGAGGGGGTGGATGCAGGATTTGGAAGTGGATGATTATGAAGAGTTGTACGGACGAATTTTTGGTCAATGCGATAGAGATGAGTATTTTGAAATGCAGCAGCTTCAATCCATATGGGATCTTAACTGCTTTTGA